From Salvelinus namaycush isolate Seneca chromosome 9, SaNama_1.0, whole genome shotgun sequence:
gtgtagaagGGTGAGAAAAAAACTACATTAAATCAattttgaaatcaggctgtaacaacaaaatgtggaatacagGTTTTGAATACATCTATAAAGTTGATTACCTGCACTCTACACTTTCACTGCTGTTATGAAATGGTTTAACACTGATATAATTGAAAGATAGTGAAATGCTCTCAGGCATTTCCTAAACTGTTTTGCCTTGCAGAAAGAAAATGTTTTGTTGAAAAGGTCTAGTGGTTACCAGTATGTTGCTGCCTGGAGACACCTGGTTAAGTGTTTTGGTTTCCAGGGGCTCAAGTTCTCTGTCACTGCGACGGATTTTCGTCATATggattctttaaaaaatatatataaatatatatattgaaaagGACTGGAATTGGTCAAACTTTCAGTTTAATACATGCACAAAAGATCATTTAACAGTACTCTTTTCCTAACAACATAATGGTCATAACTTTTTTACATGAAAGGGGAGGTTAACTTGGCCCCGCAGACAATCAATCTGAGATTGAGTGATTTTCTTTGCTTTAACCCCTGGGTttcactctttccctctctctgccttcccAGCTGGGCTTCTTCAACAggcaggaggatgaggaggagcaagTAGCTATCGGGAAGACGCCAGAAGAGCGGTAACCATGGTGACAGTGTGGACCTGCTTCAGCCCCATCTCTCAGGGACCCCCAGCACACCCCAGACATGAGAATGTGGGTGCCAGCTGAGCCCTTATCCCACTTCGCCATTGGCCAAAAAGCACACCAGTCTTGCTGTGCTGAGCCCTTCCACTGAAACAACCATTTCTACTGACTCGAGAGTCATGATTTGTTTTTCTGAGTGACTCATTGGTTAGAACTGCTGGCCGCAATTAATTCTACAGCAGGATCAATACACGCTCCTCCAGTGACCTGCTCCCACCAACAACTGTCTGTCATATATGTGCACAGGCTAAATAGATCATGGTGCAGACAGTATAGATAAGGAAAGGATATCTTAAGAACTGATCATTGATTGCATGTTGCAAGAATTAATGAAATGAATTGATAATTGAATGTTACGACAGACAGTTTTATCCCATAGGaaagcgcacaattggctcagtgctgtcccgggttaggggagggtttggccagaggggctttacttggctcatcgcactctagcaaCTCCATGTGGTAGGccaggtgcctgcaggctgacttcattTGTCAGTTGGAttgtgtttcctccaacacattggtgcggctggcttacaGGTTAAGCtggcaggtgttaagaagcgcggttaggcaagtcatgtttcagaggacgcatgactcgaccttcacctctcccgagcccattggggagttgcagcgatcagacaagatcgtaatttgatatcacgaaattgggaagGGAGGTAAAAAatgaatttaaaaataaaatactcAAATAGGACACCTTGACTATGATATCCATCAGAAAAGATCTACCAGTTATCACACATTCCATCAGATCACATGAAATTGAAAAATCCTAACGATTGAGCAATATCTGTATAGCAACAGGGTGAATTGGTCAGATTCCATATGCAATGataggtgtgtttgtgtggaatTATCAGTTAAGATTTAAGCCCACTGTTCTGACTCAATCCAGAAGCCATCTGTATGCGTGACATGTGGGTCATTGCATGCAACATTGGACCAATTTTGACACTACCCTCTTGGATGTCAGAAAATGTTACATTTACACATTACATTTTTGGACCAATGTCAAAACATTTGGTATTGGTATTTCTGACAAACGTAAACTGATGAAGAAACACTGAGTTAAAACTGTCTTTAGGCTAATTTGTATCTCAGTCCACTACTCACTTCAAACACAAAATACATACAATCTCCACTCAAGCCCCCCAAAATAAAAACCTACGGCCACACAGTTAAGTCAAATCTGGTCAAATCAATATAGCATTTTCAGTTGTACAACACCACGCTATGATCTACTTGGATGAAAATCTTGAATCAAATCACCTTTCATTCTCAGCTTTAAATCTCTGATCATCCGTTTCGAACACACAAAATGACAGATAGTAGAATCGTTAGTTGTTAAGGACAAACGACAGGTTGCAAGCATGAGTGGAAAAGCctaggctataggcctacactCAACACCGCCACAAACACTCCACAGTCCCTCTCTCATTCGCTTAGCATGCGtacccacacacaaacaaaagACGGAGAATGGAAGACATGCTCAAacatcaataccagcagaatcCATTTAAAAACGGCCATTGTGGCAATGCTCAACCAAAGCCGTGGAGTCTCCACACACAGAAGCCAAGCAAGTCAGGATGGCCAACAACCCACGTGTTGGTGACTTGGTTACAAGGGTGACTTGGTTACAAGGGATATCTAGGCCTAATTATTCCAAAATATAAAATAAGGCACATCTTTACCAGTCAGTGTTCATGTAAAAGAAAGCTCATTATACATATATTTTTAAGTACAAAACAAAAATCACACACCTCTTAAACCTTTTTTTATATTGGTTATGAAAACACAAACTCTTAAGTACAAAGTTCTAAATTCAACTACTAccttctcatctcctcttctctcacggACACACACTCACTTGCTCAAACAACGGGCCTTAATAATCATTGCAAACCTGCATACAACACCACTTCAACAGGCAACCTGCAAAATTAATCAATAGAGTAATGCTACTTTTCATGGTTGCGAACCTAGCTGGGAGTCTGGGACAATTGGGTCCATGCACTAGAAGCAGCCAAAAGGTCCTGCTGTTGTCACCATTGTGTGGATGCTTGGCTTTGCCAGGTAGTCTCTTTGGAACACTCTGGGAAAGTGAAAGCTCAAAGCAGGCTAACAATTTCCTCATTCTGCTATTGACACCCACTGTGTCACAATTACAGCCACAGACCGTAACACTTCAGTGGGAGAGATATGGGAGAATGAGAATATGGGTGATGCTGCTGGTACTTGTGATTCATACTTAAAACAGAAAAAAGGAACCATTGTTTTAAAACACAAAATGCATCCGACTGTTCCTAATCATCATCAGCAGCAAGCACCATTTTGATTTAATAGAAAATtcaaacaataaaaaatatatataaaaaaatgactAGAACACAAGTTGTCTAATGGTTTAAAAATCCTCCTTGACCAGGTGGATCAGTGGAACGCCACAAACTCCTCCAGGGTCTTAGGGATCTGGTTGCGGAAGGTGATTTGGTGCTGACGCACGGCACGTGCCGCCAGGCACTTGAGGCTCATCTTCATCTGGGTCTTGAGCAGGATCTCCGACACACCTGTGGTGCTCTTGTCCAGTGGCGTCTTCTTCTGCTTGTTGGTCATGTCAGTGTGGGCGCCCGCCTCCACCAGGCTGATGATGATGGCGTGCAGTGTCAGGAAGTCGCTGATAGGCCGGTTGTACTGGACGATGATGTGCAGAGGACTGTTGCCCTCGTGGTCCACCGCGTTCACTTGCGCACCGCAGTCCAGCAGCAGCTTGGTGACCTGAGCGTTGGGGAAGCTGCACACGTCGTTGGTGTGGAAGTCGTCCACAGGCGTGCTGGAGCTGATGGCCAGGTGCAACAGGGACAAGCCCTCCCGTGAACGCGGGTCCAGCTGGATCAGGTTGTATATCTGCTCGTTGACATGGGCACGTGCGTCCTCGCCGCACACAGTCTTGGTGCTGATGCACACCAGGTAGAGGAAGGTGAACATATTGGACTCGCAGTTGTCCATGGCCGTGTGCAGCTCGGCCTCAGGCGCCGCCTCCATCCTTGCGATGTTCCTCTGGATCTCTAGCACGCTGCAGTGTAACACCTGCTCCACTGGCTCCGCCCCCACCGGCTCCTTCAGGTGCACCATCTGGGAGAAGACCTGAGCGAAGCGCAGCAGGTCCTTGTGCGTGTTGCGGTTGCCCTTCTGACGCAGGTGCAGCGCGTGCAGCCACAGCTTGATGCACTGGTCGAACTCCATATTGTCGGCGTACACAGCTCCCCGGTAGATGATGGGGTGCGACACGTCTATGTTATCCGAGCCCAGGATACGCTCACGCACCATCAGGCCCTCCATGTGCAGCGCGTTGCGGTCTGCCCGGATTGCCTCCAGCTCCTGCAGGGTGCGGCACTCGCACCGGCCGCTGTAGGCCTCGATGGGCGGAAGCAGCTCCTTGGCGATGAGCGTGACGGGATTGCGGTGGCGCTCCAACATGGCCAGGTACAGGTAGTGGTAGGTCTTGAGGATGTCATAGTTCTCCCGGTCATTGGCGAACGAGGCACCCAGCAGCTCAAGGGCCTCGATGCGGCTGTGGGGGCCACAGTCGGCATGAGACAGCAGCAGCTCCACCACCTCCGCCTTGCAGCTCTCCGCCGCCACCTTGATCGGTGTCATGCCGTGGCTGTTCACCACCATGGCAGCCTGGCAGCGCACCAGCTCCTTAACGATGTCCAGGTGGCCCGCCTCAGCAGCAAAGTGCAGGGCGGTGGCCCCACAGTGGGCCTTGGAGTTGGGGTCAGCTCCATGCTCCAGCAGGAAGCCCACTACGTCCGTATGGCCCTTGTAGGCAGCAATCATCAGGCAGGTGTTGTCGTACTTGTTGGCGATGCCGATTTTGGCCTGGTGGTCCACCAGGTATTTCACAATGTCCAGACACCCGTCAAAGCAGGCTGCCCTCAGGGGGGTGGAGTTGGTGACAGTGGTGTGGTTGACTTTGGCCTGGTGGCACACCAACTGGCGGACTACCTCAAAGTGTCCTGCGCCAGCTGCACACCACAGAGCAGTGGCCCCATCAATGACATacctgaaggagagaggagatgggtagAATGAATCAATCATCAAATGCACATGGAAGTGTATTAAAGACCTTAATTTCCCACAATTATAACAACATAAATAAAGTGCAAATACACACAATTCACACAACACGCAATTGAATTTAAAGAGCTGGTGTGCTGCCAGGCTGCCATGGTGGTGAACAGCCAGAATGATTAAATTCATGAATACTAACCCATCAAATCTGACTGTGCCAGTTTGTTCAGTATCCACCCTGTAGTGATCCAGCAGCAGCCTCACAACTTTGTCATGTCCGTTTCGAGCTGCGATGATGAGAGGAGTTGACCTTTGGCCGGCGAGGTGGGTCACGTAACTCAGTAGATATCGTGTCTCTGGCTTGGCGTGGTTGAGCAACAAGGCGGCCAGCGTCAGGACTCGGCCCTCAGCGGCCGCTTTGTAGACGTACCCGGCAAGCGACTCCATCCAAGCCTAGCAGGTCGCCGGCACCTCCGCAAGTGTCGCCCACTAGATGCACTCCAACGCAGCCCGCCTCCCATTAAAATACCGAAACAAGCTCCAGTGCTCACATGAAAAGCTCAATTGAGCGTGGTTGATAACTCGTTTATTAACTAAAACCCATTCTTTCACAGCACCTAGCTAACAAGTCGCTTGAAAACTAGTTCGTATTATTTGTCTGTACTAACGTTTGGGTTCGATTTGCAACTTTGTCCTATATTTGGTGGCACCGAGCTAACGCATTAACTGAGGTTCGCTAACGTTATCAAGCAAGTAAACGTTCAAAACCGTGTA
This genomic window contains:
- the LOC120054203 gene encoding protein fem-1 homolog B-like, which codes for MESLAGYVYKAAAEGRVLTLAALLLNHAKPETRYLLSYVTHLAGQRSTPLIIAARNGHDKVVRLLLDHYRVDTEQTGTVRFDGYVIDGATALWCAAGAGHFEVVRQLVCHQAKVNHTTVTNSTPLRAACFDGCLDIVKYLVDHQAKIGIANKYDNTCLMIAAYKGHTDVVGFLLEHGADPNSKAHCGATALHFAAEAGHLDIVKELVRCQAAMVVNSHGMTPIKVAAESCKAEVVELLLSHADCGPHSRIEALELLGASFANDRENYDILKTYHYLYLAMLERHRNPVTLIAKELLPPIEAYSGRCECRTLQELEAIRADRNALHMEGLMVRERILGSDNIDVSHPIIYRGAVYADNMEFDQCIKLWLHALHLRQKGNRNTHKDLLRFAQVFSQMVHLKEPVGAEPVEQVLHCSVLEIQRNIARMEAAPEAELHTAMDNCESNMFTFLYLVCISTKTVCGEDARAHVNEQIYNLIQLDPRSREGLSLLHLAISSSTPVDDFHTNDVCSFPNAQVTKLLLDCGAQVNAVDHEGNSPLHIIVQYNRPISDFLTLHAIIISLVEAGAHTDMTNKQKKTPLDKSTTGVSEILLKTQMKMSLKCLAARAVRQHQITFRNQIPKTLEEFVAFH